DNA from Candidatus Paceibacterota bacterium:
CCACCGGCACACCTGAGGAAATCGCCGCTTGTTCCGAGAGCCACACGGGCCGCGCGCTGCAAACGGTATTACGCTGACGAAGAACGATGTTCGATGATCGAGAACTGAGCGTGTGGCCCGAGCAGGCCATCGAGATTCACGGGGCGCGAGAGCACAATTTGAAGAATGTGTCGCTCTCGGTGCCGCGGGGGCGTTTTGTCGTTGTGACCGGCGTGAGCGGGTCGGGGAAGAGTACGCTGGCGTTTGACCTGTTGTTCGCCGAGGGGCAGCGGCGGTTCCTGGACTCGATGAATGTCTATGCGCGGCAGTTCGTGGAGCAGTTGTCCCGGCCGGACGTGGACCTGATCGCGGGCATCCCGCCGACGGTGAGCATCGAGCAGCGGATCAGCCGCGGCGGTGGGAAGAGCACGGTTGCTACAGTCACGGAGGTCCATCACTTCATCCGGCTGCTGTTCGCGCGGCTGGGCACGCAGTTCTGCCCGGATTGCCAGGTGCCCGTGGAAGCGCAGACGCGCGATGAGCTGGGCCGACGCATAAGGGGCGAGCTCCGCCGACGCGGCGATCTGCTGTTGCTGGCACCGGTGGTGAGGAAGCGGAAGGGCTTCCATACGGAAGTTGCCGAATGGGCCGCCAGCCACGGTTACGCCGAAGTGCGGGCCGATGGCAAAATCTACCCAACCGGCGAACGGCTGCGGCTGGACCGGTTTCGGGAGCATAACGTGGAGATTGTCGTGGGAGTGCTCGATGCGAAGTTGAAAGGGCGGCGCGCCGGGGATAGCCCGTCCTGCGAGCGCATTGACGAGGCGCTGAAGCTGGGGCAGGGAACGCTGTTCGCGCTGGATAATCACCGCCACCTCACCGTGCATTCAACGGAGCGCGCGTGCCCGCAGTGCGGCCGGTCGTTCGAGGCGCTCGACCCGAAGAACTTCAGCTATAACTCGCCGCAGGGCTGGTGCCCGCGCTGCCGGGGGTTTGGGGAGTTGTTCTACCTGCCGGACGTGGACCGCGGTGCGCGAGCGGACGCCATCGAGGAGTCGTGGTACGGCTGGCAGGAAGGGGAGCGGGAAACTTGTCCTGAATGCGGGGGAGCCAGGCTGAATTCACTCGCGCGCGCGGTGCGGTTGGGGATGGGAGATGGCAGCGGGCAGATGACAGAATGGAAAGCGGCGCCGACGATGGAAACGTTTGGGCAAATGTCGGTGGCCGCCGCGGTTGAGTTCTTCCGACGGGTGAGGTTCGCAGGGCGGGCGGCACTGATTGCGCGCGACATCCTGCCGGAGATTCGGGAGCGGCTGAAGTTCCTGCGGGAGGTGGGCCTGGGCTACCTGCAACTCGGGCGGGGCGTGCCGACGCTGTCGGGCGGTGAAGCGCAGCGGATCCGGCTGGCGGCGCAACTGGGATCGAACCTGAGCGGCGTGCTTTACATCCTGGACGAACCGACCATCGGGCTGCACTCGCGCGATAACGAGCAGCTGCTGGCGGCGCTCGACAAGCTAAAGGCCCGCGGCAATTCGGTGCTCGTAGTTGAGCATGACGAGGCGACGATGCGGCGGGCGGATTACATCATTGACCTGGGGCCGGGACCGGGTGTGCACGGGGGCGAAGTGGTGGCGGCGGGCAAGCTGGCAGAGCTGCTGCGGCATCCTGAATCGGTCACGGGGCAGTGTCTGCGGGCGCGAAGGAGGTTTCCGACAAGGGGTGGCCGGAGGGAAGTTGGGCGGCGTGGAAGTTCAAGGTCTCAGGGGCGAAGCGCGAAGATCGAAGTTGATCAGCGCCGACTGGCGTCGGCGGCTGCGGGAAGGAATGATGGCGGCTGGTTGGTGTTGAGCGGGGCGAGGAGGAATAACCTGAAGGATTTGACGGTGGAGTTTCCGCTGGGGCGGCTGGTGGTGGTAACGGGGGTGAGCGGGTCAGGCAAGAGCACGTTGATTCGGGAGTGCCTGTTGCCCGCGCTGGAACCACGTTTCAAGCGCCACGCAGCACGCACCACACCGCCAGACACCGCCGTCACGGGCTGGGAATCTCTGCAAGCCGTCTATGAGGTGGACCAATCCCCCATCGGCCGCACGCCACGCTCGATCCCGGCCACGTATGTGGGCTTCTTTGACGACATCCGCCAGTTGTTCGCACAGGTGCCCGAGGCGCGGCTGCGCGGGTATTCGCCGAGCCGGTTCTCGTTCAATAGCGCGCAGGGGCGGTGTCCGGAGTGCGAAGGCGCGGGCACGATCAAGCTGGAGATGAACTTCCTGCCGCCGGCGTTCGTGCGGTGCGAGGTCTGCGGGGGAACACGGTTTAACCGCGAGACGCTCGACATTGAATACCACGGCCGGAATGTTGCCGCGGTGCTGGAGCTGTCGGTGGAGGAGGCCCTGGAGTTCTTTGCGAGCTTGCCGAAGATCAGGCGGCCCTTGCAGGCGCTCTGCGACACGGGGCTGGGGTATCTGAGGCTCGGTCAGACGAGTCCCACCCTCAGCGGTGGCGAGGCGCAGCGCGTGAAGCTGGTCAGCCATCTGCTGGCGGGCTTGCGGGAGCCGGACGCCCTCAGCCGCCAGACCCGACGCAACTTGTTCGTTCTTGAAGAGCCGACCATCGGCTTGCACATGGCGGACGTGCAGCGGCTGGTGGAGGTGCTGCAGCGGCTGGTGGACCACGGGCATACGGTGATCGTCATCGAGCACAACCTCGACTTTATCGCCGAAGCCGATTGGGTGATTGACCTTGGCCCTGAGGGCGGAGTCGGCGGGGGGCGTGTCGTGGTAGCCGGCACGCCGGAACAAGTCGCGCGCAACAAACACTCGCATACGGGCGCCTTTCTGCGTAGTGTCCTGGCCCACGCATGAGCGTCGCGTACGCCGAGATACTCAACGGGGCGCCCCTGGCGCGGCGAGCACCCGGGGCACGCCATGAATTGATTTGCACCCGTCTGCATCAGTGGATGAGAGCGAGCGTGGCGGACTTTGCCGCTACGCGCTTGCTGGCGGCACGTTCAGAGGTGCGGCTGTCCCTCAGGCATACAGTTTGCCCGGACCTGGCACTCGTGACCGTTGCAACAGGCAAGCTTTGGCTGGCGGCTGAGATCGTAAGTTCCGACGACCACCAGCCCGACACGGTCATCAAGAAGCAGGTATACGAGGAGATGAAGCTGCCACGGCTGTGGATGATTGACCCGCGCTACGACAATGTGGAGGTGTATCACAGCAGCCAATACGGCCTGATCCTCAAAAGCATCCTGGCGGGGCGCGAACTGCTGACGGAGCAGCTCCTCCCGGAATTCCAACTGACCATTGCGGAGTTGTTCGCCGCGCAACCGCCGCAAGGTTGAGCCCTGTGCAAGAGCTGCCCCCGATGCTGCGACCCCATCGCAGGCAAAGTGCGCGCAGGAACCGCCGCGAGATCTTGGAGTGCTGAGCAAAGGTCCACTCGTCTGTGCCGCCCTGCTGCTGCTTGCTCACGGCGCTGGTCTCAGGGCGGAGCCGGCGCCCGTTGCGGCGAAGCAGCCCCTTGCATACGAATCGCTGGTGCTGCCGAATGGCGACGCGCCCATCACCATCAACATCGCCTGCCGTCCGGGAGCTCTCCGGCGCCATCCGGTCATCTTGATGCTCGGCTCTCTGCCGACGAACGCGGTGCCAGACTGGAGCACCAACCTGGTCATGGAAGGTTACATGTTGGCGGCGTTCGCCGCGGCGCATCCGCCTGATCCTGACCCGGCGCGTCGGGCGCAGTGGCTCCATTTCGACCAGCGGTTTGCCCACAGCTACGTGTTAGGCGCCCAACGCGCCATCGCGGACACCAGACGCGTAATAGACTATCTCGTCAGCCGGGGCGACGTTGACGCAGGCAAGATCGGTTGGCTGGGCAGCTCCTCGACCGGCATTCCGGGTCTGGCGGTGGCCACGCAAGGTCCGCGGCTGGCGGCGGTGGTCGCATTCGTCAGCACCGGCGCTTATCAACAGTGGTTTGACACTTGGCAGCCCAACGGGCTATGGCCCGGCCAGACCTACTCACTATGGCCGGAAACTAGGGCCCTGCTTGAGGAATACGACCCCATTCTTCATGCCACGAACCTGTTCCCCACCGCGGTGCTGATGGTCGGCGGCGGCGAGGACAAGGTGGTTGATCCAAGGACGGCGCAAGCGTTTGCGGAAGCCGCACGGCCGTCGTATCAAGCTGACCCCGACCGCCTGCGATTGGTGGTTTATGAAGGCTTCGGTCATAACCTTCCAGTTGATGTGGTGCGCCTCCACGCCGAGCATTGGTTTCGCCTGTACATGAACCCGTCCCATGAGCCGCCTCGCGCGGCCCGGCAGCCGGCGGACCTTGAGCAGAGCGTTGCGCGCTCCCAAATCAATGCCGCCGACCACAGGAAAGTCGTGGGAACTGCCGTGCCCGCCAACGGCGCGCTGGACTGGATAAAGGTCTCCAGGAACAAGCGAGGCTTTGTGTCCGCGATATCCGGGCGGCCGTTTGTTCCCTGGGGATTCAACTACGACCGCGACTGCAAGATGCGGCTGCTGGAGGACTACTGGGAAACGGAGTGGCAAACGGTTGTGGAGGACTTCCGGGAGATGAAGCAACTCGGTGCCAACGTGGTTCGGGTTCACCTTCAGTTTGCCAGGTTCATGGACGCGCCGGACCGGCCCAATGCTCGGTCGCTCGCACGCCTCGGCCAGTTGGTAGTGCTGGCGGAGGAAGCCGGGCTCCACCTCGACCTCACGGGGCTGGCATGTTATCGCAAGAAGGACGTACCCGCCTGGTATGATTCCCTGGGTGAGGCCGAACGCTGGGAAGCGCAGGCTCGGTTCTGGGAAGCCATCGCGGAGCGTTGTGCGGCCAGCCCGGCGGTCTTTTGCTACGACCTGATGAACGAGCCTATTGTGCCTGGTGGGAAGCGGAAGGCTGGCGAATGGTTGACCGGCGAATTGGCCGGCTTCACCTACTGCCAGTTCATTTCCCTCGACCAGGCTGGCCGCGCCCGCCCGGAAATTGCGCGGCACTGGGCCTCCAAACTCGTCGCTGCCATCCGCAAGCACGACCAGCGGCATCTGATCACCGTGGGTCTGCTGCCCAACAGCCTGGAAGGCTCCGCTATGTCGTCGGGCTTTGTTCCCCAGGCAATAGCCGGCGACCTGGATTTCATCTGCGTGCACCTCTACCCAAAGGCGGGCAAGCTCAAGGAGGATTTGGAACTCCTGCAAGGCTTCCGGGCAGGCAAACCTGTGGTCATCGAAGAGATCTTTCTCCTGGACTGCGGTGAATCGGACCTGCGCCAGTTCCTGGCGGGCTCGCGACAATACGCGGCGGGTTGGCTTGGGTTTTACTGGGGCCAGACACCCTCGGAACTAAGCCAATCAACCCACCTCGGCGATGCTCTCACGGCTGCCTGGCTGAAGATCTTCCAGGAAATGAATCCTAATTGAGCCCGGCTGGACAACTTGTTGGTTCATTACGGACTTCCGGGAAGTGCCAGCGTTGGTTGCCATCCGCGCAGCCTGGATGGCCCCCCTTACCTCCGAAACCCGCGCACTGTCCAAATTTTGGACAGTGATGCCACCTGCCTGCCTTTTCCAGTCCCCGCTTACCCCGGCACATCCGGCTTGGGGTTACGGTGGCGGCACGGTGGTGCTACGGTGTGTATCCCATGGGGAGCGCTCCCCATGGGATACACACCGTAGCTCAACCGCGCTGACAAGCCATCCCCCAGCCGGCCGCAAGCCAACGCCAATGTCCGGCCACTGTCACGGCGCCGTCGTCCGGCCGGAGGGGGTGCCGGAGCCAGGCAATGGTGAACGAGACGATGAATCGCCAGCAGGCTTCCCCGGGAATCCGCGAAGAACCTATTTGTTTCCCCTCTTCTTCTGTGTGCCGACCTTGCCGCCGAAATACGGATAGCTGTCCCAGTGGTCGTCATCCTTGACCGCACGCGGGTCGGCGGTGTCTCTCATCCACTGGTCGAGCCGGGCGCGGAGCTGTTTTTGCGCGGCGGCGCAGGTGGGCCGTCCGGCCAGGTTGTCAATTTGGTGCGGGTCTGTTCTCAAGTCGTAGAGCTCCTCAGCCGGGCGTTTCCCGAAGCAGAGCTGGAAGAACTTCTGCATGCCCGGTTCATCCCGATGGTCGAGGATGTAGTTCTTTGTCGGGCTGTCATCGCAATCGCCGAAAACGCGTTTGGGATCCTTGTGCGCCTGCGGGTCGCCAGCCGGCCAGCGGTCGGCCCGGAAGTTCCGGACGTAGAGAAACTGCCGCGTGCGAATGGCGCGCACCGGATAGCCCGCGTCCCCGGCCCGCACGTTGGCGTGGCGCTCGCGTTCCAGAAACACCGTGTCACGCGAGCCGGGCTTCTCCGCGCCGGTGAGCAGGCTCAGGAAGCTCCGCCCGGTCATCTCCGCCGGCGGCGTCAATCCCGCCGCTTCCAGGCACGTGGGCGCCAGGTCCACCAGGTTGATGAAGTCGTCCAGCACTTGGCCCGCCTTGGCCTTGGCCGGCCAGCGCACCGCCAGCGGCTGACGCGACCCGCCGTCGTAAATATTTGCCTTGCAGCGCGGAAACGCCCAGCCGTTGTCGCCGGTCATGATCACCAGCGTGTTGTCGAGCTTGCCCGCCTTGTCCAGCAGCTCCAGCAGCTCCCCCACTTCCCGGTCGAACCGCTGCACTTCCCAATAG
Protein-coding regions in this window:
- a CDS encoding Uma2 family endonuclease → MSVAYAEILNGAPLARRAPGARHELICTRLHQWMRASVADFAATRLLAARSEVRLSLRHTVCPDLALVTVATGKLWLAAEIVSSDDHQPDTVIKKQVYEEMKLPRLWMIDPRYDNVEVYHSSQYGLILKSILAGRELLTEQLLPEFQLTIAELFAAQPPQG
- a CDS encoding cellulase family glycosylhydrolase yields the protein MLSKGPLVCAALLLLAHGAGLRAEPAPVAAKQPLAYESLVLPNGDAPITINIACRPGALRRHPVILMLGSLPTNAVPDWSTNLVMEGYMLAAFAAAHPPDPDPARRAQWLHFDQRFAHSYVLGAQRAIADTRRVIDYLVSRGDVDAGKIGWLGSSSTGIPGLAVATQGPRLAAVVAFVSTGAYQQWFDTWQPNGLWPGQTYSLWPETRALLEEYDPILHATNLFPTAVLMVGGGEDKVVDPRTAQAFAEAARPSYQADPDRLRLVVYEGFGHNLPVDVVRLHAEHWFRLYMNPSHEPPRAARQPADLEQSVARSQINAADHRKVVGTAVPANGALDWIKVSRNKRGFVSAISGRPFVPWGFNYDRDCKMRLLEDYWETEWQTVVEDFREMKQLGANVVRVHLQFARFMDAPDRPNARSLARLGQLVVLAEEAGLHLDLTGLACYRKKDVPAWYDSLGEAERWEAQARFWEAIAERCAASPAVFCYDLMNEPIVPGGKRKAGEWLTGELAGFTYCQFISLDQAGRARPEIARHWASKLVAAIRKHDQRHLITVGLLPNSLEGSAMSSGFVPQAIAGDLDFICVHLYPKAGKLKEDLELLQGFRAGKPVVIEEIFLLDCGESDLRQFLAGSRQYAAGWLGFYWGQTPSELSQSTHLGDALTAAWLKIFQEMNPN
- a CDS encoding sulfatase — encoded protein: MLIGRYSLISLLLLAGALAVAAADTRPNILYCLADDWSWPHAGAYGDRVVRTPTFDRLAREGARFNCCFSAASSCTPSRAAMLTGQYLHRLEEGSCLWGFLPRKYPVYTRLLEQAGYRIGSTRKGWGPGDFRAGGYTRNPAGPTFKDFATFLQQVPAGQPFCFWFGSHDAHRPFEHGLGAASGLKTNHVAVPPYWPDNDVTRNDALDYYWEVQRFDREVGELLELLDKAGKLDNTLVIMTGDNGWAFPRCKANIYDGGSRQPLAVRWPAKAKAGQVLDDFINLVDLAPTCLEAAGLTPPAEMTGRSFLSLLTGAEKPGSRDTVFLERERHANVRAGDAGYPVRAIRTRQFLYVRNFRADRWPAGDPQAHKDPKRVFGDCDDSPTKNYILDHRDEPGMQKFFQLCFGKRPAEELYDLRTDPHQIDNLAGRPTCAAAQKQLRARLDQWMRDTADPRAVKDDDHWDSYPYFGGKVGTQKKRGNK